In a single window of the Deltaproteobacteria bacterium genome:
- the cas1e gene encoding type I-E CRISPR-associated endonuclease Cas1 — protein sequence MSEPILPALKPIPIKDRISIVFLEKGNLDVLDGAFVVVDKKGVRTHIPVGGVACLMLEPGTRTSHAAVTLASRVGCLLVWVGEGGVRLYASGQPGGARADRLLFQAKLALDDDARLKVVRKMYELRFKEKPPERRSIEQLRGIEAVRVRKMYELFAQQYGVQWKRRNYDYSEWESGDLPNRCLSSATACLYGITEAAILAAGYAPAVGFIHTGKPLSFVYDIADLFKFETVVPVAFRVAKRKAIEAEREVRLACRESFRQTKLLHRIIPVIEEVLSAGGLPFPKRPDESVAPAIPNKESMGDAGHRS from the coding sequence ATGTCAGAGCCTATCCTTCCAGCCCTCAAACCCATTCCAATAAAAGACCGAATTTCCATAGTATTTTTGGAGAAGGGCAACCTGGACGTTCTGGATGGGGCCTTCGTGGTGGTGGATAAAAAGGGGGTTCGCACCCATATTCCCGTCGGCGGGGTGGCCTGTCTGATGCTGGAACCGGGAACAAGGACCTCCCACGCAGCGGTTACTCTTGCTTCCCGGGTGGGCTGCCTACTGGTTTGGGTTGGTGAAGGCGGGGTACGCCTCTATGCCTCGGGTCAGCCTGGCGGCGCCCGTGCCGACCGGCTTCTATTCCAGGCCAAGCTGGCCCTGGATGATGACGCCCGCCTGAAGGTGGTCCGTAAAATGTATGAATTGAGGTTTAAAGAAAAGCCTCCGGAACGAAGGAGTATAGAGCAATTACGGGGCATTGAGGCGGTCCGGGTAAGAAAGATGTATGAACTTTTCGCCCAACAGTATGGAGTCCAGTGGAAAAGGCGCAATTACGATTATTCCGAATGGGAAAGCGGAGATCTGCCCAACCGTTGCCTGAGTTCGGCGACAGCCTGCCTTTATGGGATCACGGAAGCAGCTATTTTGGCGGCCGGATACGCCCCGGCCGTCGGCTTTATTCATACCGGTAAGCCCCTTTCCTTTGTTTATGATATAGCCGACCTCTTTAAATTTGAGACGGTGGTCCCGGTGGCCTTCCGGGTAGCCAAAAGAAAAGCTATTGAGGCGGAAAGGGAAGTCCGGCTGGCCTGCCGTGAATCCTTTCGACAGACCAAACTGCTTCACCGCATTATACCGGTTATTGAAGAGGTTTTATCTGCCGGAGGTCTTCCTTTCCCGAAAAGGCCGGATGAATCGGTAGCCCCGGCCATCCCAAATAAGGAGAGCATGGGCGATGCTGGCCATCGTAGTTGA
- a CDS encoding Bro-N domain-containing protein — MEKNIAVFRGKEIRKTIYKNEWWFVIADVVVALTDSIDPSGYIKDMRRRDNELSKGWGQIATPLSIQTEGGIQKINCANTEGIFRIIQSIPSPKAEPFKRWLAKVGYERVQEIEDPELGTKRTRALYKAKGYSDDWIEKRMRGIAIREELTDEWKKRDVGQEKEYAILTSEIAKAAFGVTPGEHKKIKGLKRENLRDHMTDLEMIFSMLGEAATTEITKVDDAKGFQGNKQAARKGGEVAGKARKDLERKTRKKVVSSENYLTISEKKQKQLKGKET; from the coding sequence ATGGAAAAAAACATAGCCGTTTTCAGAGGCAAGGAAATCAGAAAGACGATTTATAAAAATGAGTGGTGGTTTGTTATCGCCGATGTGGTGGTTGCGCTAACTGATTCAATTGACCCAAGCGGATACATTAAAGATATGAGACGTCGGGATAACGAGCTTTCCAAAGGGTGGGGGCAAATTGCCACCCCCCTTTCCATCCAGACGGAAGGCGGAATTCAAAAAATAAACTGCGCTAATACTGAGGGCATTTTCCGCATCATTCAGTCCATCCCTTCCCCCAAGGCCGAGCCTTTTAAACGCTGGCTGGCCAAGGTGGGCTATGAGCGGGTGCAGGAGATCGAAGATCCGGAGTTGGGAACGAAGAGGACTCGGGCCTTGTATAAAGCCAAAGGGTACTCAGATGACTGGATTGAAAAGCGGATGCGGGGCATTGCCATCCGGGAGGAACTTACGGATGAGTGGAAAAAGAGGGATGTTGGGCAGGAGAAAGAATATGCCATTCTGACTTCTGAGATCGCCAAGGCCGCTTTTGGCGTAACCCCGGGAGAACACAAAAAAATAAAGGGGCTGAAACGGGAAAATCTTCGGGACCACATGACCGACCTTGAGATGATATTCTCCATGCTCGGAGAGGCGGCTACGACCGAGATAACCAAGGTGGATGATGCCAAAGGGTTTCAGGGAAACAAGCAAGCCGCCCGGAAGGGTGGGGAGGTGGCCGGCAAAGCCAGAAAGGACCTGGAACGGAAGACCCGCAAAAAGGTAGTTTCATCGGAAAATTATTTGACTATATCAGAAAAAAAGCAGAAACAGTTGAAAGGGAAAGAAACCTAA
- the cas6e gene encoding type I-E CRISPR-associated protein Cas6/Cse3/CasE gives MFLHRIHLDPRCREARRDLADPYQLHSTLCRAFSRPDKKCPEGEFLWRLEPEIDLMGCPRILIQSRKIPDWTSIGVKGWMVKSDPALDLKDRLKLDSLKIGRRFRFRLRANPCVTRKGKRLGLLRLEEQETWVGRQGEQHGFSLPLIGIFNLSKSTRGQYEVQISQEQMLRGNQHSGNPVRIFSVLYDGVLSVTDPDKFRVALQTGIGHGKVMGLGLLSVVPIF, from the coding sequence ATGTTCCTTCATAGGATCCATCTTGATCCACGTTGCCGGGAGGCGAGACGTGACCTCGCCGATCCTTACCAACTACATTCCACCCTCTGTCGGGCTTTCAGCAGGCCGGACAAAAAATGTCCTGAAGGCGAATTCTTGTGGAGGCTTGAGCCTGAGATCGATCTCATGGGATGCCCGCGAATTCTTATCCAGAGCAGGAAGATCCCAGACTGGACAAGCATCGGCGTAAAGGGATGGATGGTGAAAAGCGATCCTGCCCTGGATTTGAAAGACCGGCTAAAGCTCGATTCACTCAAGATTGGGCGGCGTTTTCGTTTCAGGCTGCGTGCCAACCCGTGTGTGACCCGCAAAGGCAAACGCTTGGGGTTGCTGCGGCTGGAGGAGCAAGAGACATGGGTTGGGCGGCAAGGGGAACAACACGGGTTTTCGCTTCCTCTAATTGGAATCTTTAATCTATCAAAATCGACACGAGGGCAATACGAGGTTCAAATTTCGCAGGAACAAATGCTCCGAGGAAACCAGCATTCCGGTAATCCAGTCCGGATATTTTCAGTGTTATATGACGGAGTTCTCTCGGTTACAGATCCAGATAAATTCAGGGTTGCTCTGCAAACCGGGATCGGCCATGGAAAAGTTATGGGTCTTGGGCTTTTATCAGTAGTGCCGATATTCTGA
- the cas5e gene encoding type I-E CRISPR-associated protein Cas5/CasD, translated as MPTLLLRLVGPLQSWGTTSRFDQRDTGKEPSKSGVIGLLAAALGIDRKNWLDLEPLTRLSMGVRHDRSGVPKRDYQTAGCAATDTIIKADGSPSKDGVVSQRHYLADAAFLVGLEGDDRVLLEKAHSKLRDPTWALALGRKSYLPSEPIWIENGVQDAPLRDVLARWPWIASPRKWEELPERLLASFESEDGSGVLKMDQPLSSFAERRFGARFVRSEWIPFPKEVTHVPS; from the coding sequence ATGCCCACCTTATTGCTTCGCTTGGTGGGGCCTTTGCAATCGTGGGGAACCACCAGCCGTTTTGACCAACGCGATACAGGAAAGGAACCGAGCAAGTCAGGCGTTATCGGGCTCTTGGCTGCCGCCCTGGGTATAGACCGTAAGAACTGGTTGGATTTGGAACCACTAACACGTCTATCGATGGGGGTACGTCATGACCGGTCAGGGGTGCCCAAGCGGGATTATCAAACGGCGGGATGCGCTGCAACCGACACAATCATCAAGGCGGATGGAAGCCCTTCCAAGGATGGCGTTGTTTCCCAGCGTCACTACCTTGCCGATGCAGCCTTCCTGGTAGGGCTTGAAGGAGATGACCGTGTACTTCTGGAAAAGGCACACTCAAAACTGAGAGACCCGACCTGGGCTCTGGCCTTGGGACGTAAATCATATCTGCCCTCCGAACCGATCTGGATAGAGAATGGTGTGCAGGATGCACCCCTTCGGGATGTCCTGGCACGATGGCCGTGGATTGCCTCTCCACGAAAATGGGAAGAACTACCCGAAAGGCTTTTGGCTTCCTTCGAGTCCGAGGACGGATCAGGGGTACTCAAGATGGACCAGCCGCTGTCGTCGTTTGCTGAAAGGCGATTCGGTGCGCGGTTTGTACGTTCGGAGTGGATTCCTTTCCCAAAGGAGGTGACCCATGTTCCTTCATAG